Genomic DNA from Amycolatopsis alba DSM 44262:
TGGCTTCGGTGGAGATCACGATGGCGAAGGAAGGCTCGGCGCCGACGACGAAACGCAACCGGTTCGCCGCCGGGCTGACCAGGACCGGCGAGGGCTGGAAGCTCAGCGCGCTCGACCAGCTTCCGGTGGGTGCGCGATGACCGCCACCGCCGACACCGAAGCCGACGATGTCACCGAGACCGAAGCCGAGACCGAGACCACGGCCGAATCCGTCGCCGAAGAGACCGCCGAACAGCCGTCCCGGCGGCCGAAGCTGTCACTGATCCTGCTGGTCGCGGCGGCCGTGCTGGTCGCGGCGGGGGTGTGGTTCACCCTGGAGGCGAGGTCGATCTCGGCCGCGCCGTCGGCGGCCAACACCGCGCTCACCGACGTCGGGGCCACCGCCGAGGTGAACTCCGCGGTGACGGTGGCGCTCAACAAGGTCTTCTCCTATTCCTACGACCGGACCGACGTCACCGAAAAGGCGGCAGCTTCGGCGCTGAGAGGCAAGGCGCTGGAGTCGTACAACCAGTTGTTCGCCCAGGTCAGGGAAAAGGCTCCGGCACAGAAACTCGTGCTTACCACTCGCGTCTCCTCATCCGCCGTCCAGGAACTCGGCGGCGGTAAAGCGCGACTGCTGGTATTCCTCGATCAAGCGGCGACACGCGCCGACAACAATTCGTCGACAACGGCCGCGGCCCAGCTTTCGATCACCGCGGAACGCGAAGGCGACAATTGGGTCATCACCGATCTCGTCCCCCGGTGACAAAACGTCATTTCCCCATTTCGTCCGCTTTGCAGAACACGAGAGAAAACGAGGAGAAACCCATGTTCGGTCGAACGCGCCCGAAAACCGTCCGCCGTCGCCTCGGCACGGTAGTCGCACTCACCGCCGCAGCCGCCATGGCGGGCTCCCTTGCCGCCACCCCGGCCCTGGCGGACGACCCGGTGGAGATCCCGGTGTCGTACACGGTCACCGGGAAGACCACGGTGAAGAAGACCGGCGGCACCCTCGACCTGGGCCCCGGCCAGCTCAACGGCGCACTGGTCATCGACGGGGACAACGTCGGGATCCGGGGCGATCTCGCGTTACCGCCGTCCACCGCGAACATCTCGCTGGTCTCGGGTGTCTTCAAGATCAAGGCCCGCGTGCGGATCCAGCCGACCGGCCCGGTCACCGGCACGCTGGCCAACGGCGACCTGACCACCCGTTCGCAGGCGAACATGCTGATCGACAACATCGTCGTCGGCCTGTTCTACCCGGTCATCCCGCTCCCGACGGTGCCGAACGCCTGCAAGACGGTCAAGCCGCTCGACCTGACCCTGGTGTCGAAGAACGTCGACCTGTTCGCGGAGACGATCCCGTCTTCGGGCGTGTTCACGATCCCCGAGTTCAAGGACTGCTTCATCAACGACCTCGCGCTGGGCGCGTTGATCTCCGGTCCGGGCAACACGATCAACCTGAACATGAAGTCGAACCTGTCCTGACGTTCGTGAGTGGTGAGGACGGCTAGGGCGGACCCGTATTTGCCTACCTGCGCCTGACCTGCGCGTGGGTGGCGGTTCCGCGGCTGCCGGGCCCGACGGTGAAGGAATCAGGACGTTGAACGTCCTGATTCCTTCACCGTCGCGGGCTCACGCCGGTCTCGGTTCTTGATCAACGGAAGATCCGGGACACTCACCGTCCCCATTCCTCCGTTGATCAAGGTCGTGCCGGTCACGCCCTGGGGCAGACGGCGTGACAGGGGAAGATTCCGGACGCTCAACGTCCGGAATCTTCCCCGCTCGACCGCGCCGCCATCCAGCACAGGCTTCACCCCGCACCGAGACCGAGTGTGGAGGATTCAGGACGTTGAACGTCCCAAATCCTCCACACTCGACCGCCAGTCGCACCAGTGGGTGTAAATACGGGTCCGTCAGAACCGGCCTCACCACTCACGAGGTTCTCGCTTCAGGTACATAGGCGGGTGTGAAGGCCTCCTTCCCTCAGCTGAGCCGAGGGAAGGAGGCCTTCACGGATCGTCGCGAGACCACTCGGCCTCCACACTCGACGGCCTCGCAGTCTCAACAGAAGTACGGCGCGGTCGGGTCGACCAGCGCGACGCCGGTGCTGTCACCTGCGGAAATGGCGTAGACCGCAGGGCAAACGCCGGAGAACTTCCAGAAGTCCGTCGGCGGTTCCGTGCTGGTGTCCCGGCTTTCCGACTTCACGTTGCTGCCCCAGGCGAAGACGCTGCCGTCGGACTTCAACGCGACGTTGTGGTTGAAACCCGCGTCGATGGCGACGACGCCTGACTGCGCCTCCGGCGGGACCGTGGCCTGGCCGTAGCCGTTGTCACCCCAGGCGATGACGCCGCCGTTCTTCAGCGCGATGCTGTGCCGGAAGCCCGCGGAGATCGCCGATACCCCGGACGTCGCCGCCGCGGGCACGGTGATCTGCCCCTTTCCATTGCTGCCCCAGGCCACGACGCCGCCGTTCTTCAGCGCGAGCCCGTGGTCGCCGCCGGCCGAGATCGCGGAGACGCCGGACGAAACCGTTGCGGGAACAGCGGTTCGCGAACCCCAGCTCAGCACGCTGCCGTTCGTTTTGAGCGCCAGGTTGAAGTACGCGCTGGTGGAGATCGCGGTGACCCCCGAGGTCGCGGCGGCCGGGACGACGTTCTGGCCGTAGAAACCATTGCCCCAGGCGATGACGCCGCCGTTCTTGAGCGCGAGTTCGTGCGCCCATCCCGCGGCGATCGCCGACACCCCGGACGTGGCCGCGGCCGGAACGGCCAGCTGGCCGTAACTGTCGTTGCCCCAGGCGATCACGCCCCCGTCCTTGAGGGCCAGGTGCGTGATCGCACCCGCGGAGACCGCGCTCGCCCCGAGCGCCGCGGAGGGAATGGTCCCCTGCGCGTAGTCGTTGCTCCCCCACGGCCGCAC
This window encodes:
- a CDS encoding RCC1 domain-containing protein translates to MIATVSLSGTAHAALTGEVRPWGSNDYAQGTIPSAALGASAVSAGAITHLALKDGGVIAWGNDSYGQLAVPAAATSGVSAIAAGWAHELALKNGGVIAWGNGFYGQNVVPAAATSGVTAISTSAYFNLALKTNGSVLSWGSRTAVPATVSSGVSAISAGGDHGLALKNGGVVAWGSNGKGQITVPAAATSGVSAISAGFRHSIALKNGGVIAWGDNGYGQATVPPEAQSGVVAIDAGFNHNVALKSDGSVFAWGSNVKSESRDTSTEPPTDFWKFSGVCPAVYAISAGDSTGVALVDPTAPYFC